Sequence from the Capillibacterium thermochitinicola genome:
TCTTTAAGTTCGCCGTGGAAAAAATGGGTAATCTGATCGACCGCTTGAAAGACCGGTTGGGCCTCACGGATAATGACCGCTATTTCGTCATTCCCCACCAGGCCAACAGCAGAATTTTAGAAGCCGTCGCCCGGAATAAGGGCATTCCGGAGGAACGAATGATCTCCAACATCGCCAAGTACGGGAACACCTCAGCCGCCTCCATCGGCCTGGCCCTCAAGGAGGCTTGGGCTGAAAAGCGCTTTAAAAAAGGGGATTATCTTTTCTTGATTGGCTTTGGGGGCGGATTGTCTTGGGCAGCCGCGGCGGTTCGGTGGTAAACCGCCGCCGCGCATAAATAGCCTCTCCCCCCACCCCCACCGTCCACCTGCGCCTCTCCTTCACTGCGACTTTCGTCTGAACCCTTTTGCTCACCTACTTAAACGTCCCGGAAAATGTTGCTTTATATTTACAAGCAACAGCCAAATATTAGGGCATAATCCGCTTAAATAAGCCATTTTGCTAAAATATACGTAAATATTCTTAAATATGGTTAAATATTAGTTTAAATCGGTAGAATGGCTGGTCAAAGATATATATAATTATGTTATACCTTATTACGATCTTCGATTCGTATTTGGGATGGACAATCTGTGTCGTGGACACCGATTTTTGCCTGTTATTTAGAAGAACGAAGTTGGAGGCGGTAGGGGAATGAAAAAACTGCTCTGGGCAAAATTCAAAGAATCCTTTTTAACTGTCCTTCCGATCATTGTTATTGTTCTAGTATTGGCGCTTACCGTCGCACCAATGCCCTTTTATAGCGTGGTTCTTTTTCTGCTGAGCGCCCTGATGATGATTCTTGGCATCACCCTGTTTAACCTCGGGGTCGATGTTTCTTTAATGCCCATTGGCGAACATATCGGCTCGGGATTGGTGAAAAGTAGAAATTTAAAACTGATCGTGGCCTTGACCTTTGTGATCGGCACCTTTATCAGCATCGCCGAACCGGACCTGCACGTTTTGGCCCGGCAAGTCAGCGGGATCCCTGATTCCGTCATTATCCTGGCTGTTTCCGCCGGTGTCGGGCTTGCGCTGGTCGGTGCTTTTCTCCGCATCCTGTTTCAGGTCCGGCTCTCTTCAATCCTTGCTGTCTGCTATATACTGGCCTTTATCGTATCCGGATTTACCAGCAAAAACTTTCTTTCCGTCGCTTGGGAGTCGGGAGCCGTAACCACCGGCCCGATTATGGTCCCCTTTGTTATGGCCTTGGGGCTTGGCCTGGCTTCAGTCCGGGGTGATAAAACTTCGGAAGAGGATAGTTTTGGTCTGGTCGCCTTCTGTTTGATCGGGCCCATTCTCACGATGCTCCTCCTGGGCCTCTTTTTTGAACCGTCGGGCGGAAGCGTCCTGGCTATTCCCGAACTGCTTTCGCTGGGTGATATCTTCCAACTTTTTCTGGCTAATTTCCCCGAGTTTATAGGGCAGGTGGCCCTTGCCCTCCTCCCGATTCTTTTACTCTTTATCGTCTTTCAAGTAGTCTCCCTTCGTCTCCGGAAAAGAACATTATTGAAGATTCTCATCGGCACCATCTATACTTACGCCGGTCTTGTTCTTTTCCTTACCAGTGTAAATGTGGGTTTCATGCCCGCCGGGTACCAACTGGGGGGGGCCCTCATTACGAATACGCCGCCCTGGGCCTTAATCCTGATCGGCCTGGCCACCGGTTATTTTGTCGTGGCCGCGGAACCGGCGGTTTTCGTCTTAAAAGAACAGGTTGAAGACATCACCGACGGCGCGATCTCCGGCCGGAGCATGGGCCTTGGTCTGTCCATCGGGGTGGCTTTCTCGGTCGGGCTGGCCATGTTCCGGATCTTGACCGAAACTTCCTTGCTTTATATCGTAATCCCCGGGTACACGATGGCGTTGCTCTTGTCACTGATTGTTCCGCCCCTTTTTACGGCGATTGCTTTCGACTCGGGTGCTGTGGCCTCGGGACCTTTGGCCGCCACTTTTCTCCTCCCGTTGGCGATTGGGGCCTGTGAAACGAGCGGGGGCAACATCTTCACTGATGCCTTTGGCATCGTGGCGCTGGTTGCGTTGACTCCGGTACTCACTATCCAGTGCTTTGGCTTGGCTTATCGGATCAAAGCCAATCGGGCTGAGAAACAAATTACAATTCCGGTTGCCGAAGATTCGATTATTATATATGATAAAGAGGACAACTTTCCAGAGCAATAATATGCAAATGAAAAGGCGGGCGCCATCGGGCAAACCGCAAGGAGCAGATGCTGCTTAGCTTTGGAGAGGTAAACAGGGGGTACTAATAAATGGTAGCAAAAGTGGAGCGTTGCTTGGAAGCATTAATTACCATTGTCGATTATAGTCTGGGGAACCAGTTGAAAAAGTTATATAGGCGGGATGAAGTGCCCTTTTATCTCCTAAGCCACGGGTACGGATCCGCCAATTCGGAGATCTACGAGCTCCTCGGCTTTGGTAGTCCAAAGAAACTAATTGCCATCAGCATCCAGAGTATCGGCATGACCCGGCAAATTCTCGCGCGCCTCCGCGAGCAGATCGATCTGCATCAGGTTGGAACGGGCATTGCCTTTACCATTCCTTTGGACAGTTCCAGCAGTATCCTATGGAAAATCTGCCAAGAAATCGATAAGGATAATACAGAGATGGGAAGTGAGGAACAGAGCATGGAGTTAAAAGAGCCTTATGCTTTAATAGTCACCATTGTGAACCGTGGCCATTCCGATCTGGTGATGACCGCGGCCAAAGCAGCCGGTGCCACCGGCGGAACGCTGCTCCACGGCTTGGGATTGGGTTCGAAGGAAGCGGAAAAGTTTCTTGGCATTACGATCCAACCGGAAAAAGATGTCATTCTAATCCTGGCCCCCCGAGCGAAGAAAGCCCAGATCATGGAGAAAATCACCCACGATGCCGGGTTGAACACAACCGGTCGCGGGATCTGTTTCTCGCTCCCGGTTAACAACGCCCTGGGTCTGGTCGACCAGGTTTAAACGAAAAGGGAAGTATATACCAAACCGCTATGTCGTCACCGCGGACTTCGTATATTGCCGACGGATCAAAAAAAGAAGCTATCCACGGGGATAGCTTCTTTTCTACTGTTACCAACCGGACCTATAAGCCGAGTTCTGTACCGACTGCGGAGGCAGTCGGCGGTAACCATTTATCTGGGACGACAGTTACCTGCCGCCTCATGCGACCGTACCCGAGGGAAGAACGGGCCATTCTTGCGTCTGCCGGGCAGACGCCCCCTCCTATTCGGTCTTGCTCCGGGTGGGGTTTACCAAGCCGGTTAATCACTTAACCGCTGGTGCGCTCTTACCGCACCTTTTCAGCTTTGCCCTGGACCAGCATTGCTGTATCCAGTCGGCGTTTCCTTTTCTGTGGCACTTTCCTTGAGGTCACCCTCACTGGACGTTATCCAGCACCCTGCCCTATGGAGCTCGGACTTTCCTCAGGCGCAACCTTTCGTCCTTGCGCCCGCGGTTACCCGGTCCGGTTGGTTCCAGGGATAATATATTATCATAAATGGCGGTAAAACTCAATGTTAAATCCCGCCAGTTAGGAAAATCGGACAAAGGTAGGGACGAAACTTGCCAAGCCCATTATTGACTTCCCCGCACCCAACTCCATCAAAAAGCCGGTCGAGGCAGGAGTTTAGCCTCGGCCTCCGCCACGGGCTGCCCATCGCCCTGGGTTATCTCCCGGTCTCCTTTGCCTTCGGCCTGCTGGCCGTGAAGGGCGGTCTTCCGGCCTGGGTGGCCACCCTTATTTCCCTCACCAACCTGACCTCGGCCGGTCAGTACGCCGGGACCAACCTGATCCTCGCGGGGGCCTCGCTCCTCGAGATTACCCTGACCACTTTGGTCATCAACCTCCGTTATCTGTTGATGTCCCTGTCCCTCGGACAAAAGCTGGCCCCCGGTCTGACCTTAAGAGAAAGGTGCCTCCTGGCCTTCGGGATTACCGACGAGACCTTCACCGTCGCTTCCCTCGAACGCACCGAGATCACCTTCCCTTACATGGCAGGCTTAATCATTGGTCCCTATACCGGTTGGGGCACCGGAACCCTCCTCGGAGGAATCGTCTGTACGCTGCTGC
This genomic interval carries:
- a CDS encoding DUF1538 domain-containing protein produces the protein MKKLLWAKFKESFLTVLPIIVIVLVLALTVAPMPFYSVVLFLLSALMMILGITLFNLGVDVSLMPIGEHIGSGLVKSRNLKLIVALTFVIGTFISIAEPDLHVLARQVSGIPDSVIILAVSAGVGLALVGAFLRILFQVRLSSILAVCYILAFIVSGFTSKNFLSVAWESGAVTTGPIMVPFVMALGLGLASVRGDKTSEEDSFGLVAFCLIGPILTMLLLGLFFEPSGGSVLAIPELLSLGDIFQLFLANFPEFIGQVALALLPILLLFIVFQVVSLRLRKRTLLKILIGTIYTYAGLVLFLTSVNVGFMPAGYQLGGALITNTPPWALILIGLATGYFVVAAEPAVFVLKEQVEDITDGAISGRSMGLGLSIGVAFSVGLAMFRILTETSLLYIVIPGYTMALLLSLIVPPLFTAIAFDSGAVASGPLAATFLLPLAIGACETSGGNIFTDAFGIVALVALTPVLTIQCFGLAYRIKANRAEKQITIPVAEDSIIIYDKEDNFPEQ
- a CDS encoding P-II family nitrogen regulator, with the protein product MVAKVERCLEALITIVDYSLGNQLKKLYRRDEVPFYLLSHGYGSANSEIYELLGFGSPKKLIAISIQSIGMTRQILARLREQIDLHQVGTGIAFTIPLDSSSSILWKICQEIDKDNTEMGSEEQSMELKEPYALIVTIVNRGHSDLVMTAAKAAGATGGTLLHGLGLGSKEAEKFLGITIQPEKDVILILAPRAKKAQIMEKITHDAGLNTTGRGICFSLPVNNALGLVDQV
- a CDS encoding AzlC family ABC transporter permease — its product is MTSPHPTPSKSRSRQEFSLGLRHGLPIALGYLPVSFAFGLLAVKGGLPAWVATLISLTNLTSAGQYAGTNLILAGASLLEITLTTLVINLRYLLMSLSLGQKLAPGLTLRERCLLAFGITDETFTVASLERTEITFPYMAGLIIGPYTGWGTGTLLGGIVCTLLPANLQNALGITLYAMFIALVLPPAKKSPAIRRVVGVAVGLTVALTWLPGLRLLSSGWRIMVATVIACLYGAHYFPRKEVQ